The nucleotide sequence CTGTGGCAATAGCAACGATTGATTCATTTGACCTTGAAGCATCCTTATAAAAAATGACTTGTGAAGTGCTGTGCAGGATACTAATATATATAAAGCCATTAGAGTCGGTGTTTTTTAAGAAAGATACACCTCTTAATAACCATCTTTGTAGCTGGTTTGCTTCGTCGCCAATTTTTAAACCTGATGAAAATTTGTTTCGCGAAGTATCTTGTAAACCAAAAAGCACTTCCAACCGAGCCTCCGATAATTCATCGCTAGTATCAGAGGGGTCAACAAATAAGCAGTCAGAAGAAAATGGGTTGAAATTTTCCTTATAAGGAAATCCTAAAGAACGAGCTAAAGACTTTTGTTCTGCCTCACTTGCATTTCGTATATCACGTATTTCTTCAAAACTTGTCCCTAACTCCTTTAGCAAGTACTCGTAAACGATAAAGCAATACTTTTTGATTTTTTTGTTAAGTGTCGCAACAGTCTCAGGCGATAAATCTACACTGTTAAGGTATTTGCGCAAAATTTCAACGGCAACTCTTTGCTGACAAATTAACTCCTCAGAAGATTGGCAGGAGTGGGGCAAGGACGTGAAGCTCTGGAAAAATGTTTCTTCTAAAAATAGAATATCTATCTCTTCATTGCCGCTTTTTATATTATTAAGAGCATAGTTAATTAGATCTGTTAAGTAAGCCAATGGGCTAACTGCTGAAGAACAATCGTCACAGCCACATGATTGAGAAAAAACAGGCTCTAGCTCATTGGAAAGTTTTCCTTTTATGCCACTTGCATTATCCGAGAGGTAGCTTGTGACCAAATTTCGCAGCATGGTGCCATAAGCCTTCGATTTGTAGTACAGTGAAGCAGAGTTGAAGCTTCCAATATTATTCTCCTCTAGAAGACTAACTATTTCAGGCCTTGTAGCATCTCCAATAGCTAAAGGAGAACTATAACCCTTTTCTATTAACACTTGGTTAACTTGTATTTTCTGGGAAAAAGGGTACAAAGATGCATGAGCATCTAAAAAACGAACTGCGTCATGCAGTTTGTCCACTGGAAGATCCTCAAGATATTTAATTCCCCCTGCATGCCTCACTTGTTCTAAATTATGAATCCCTTTATTGCTTAAAAAAGCAAGAAGCTCTTCAGGAATTGTAAAACCTGCCTCTGAAGCAACATTTACCAAAGCAGGGGAAGAGCTTCCTGTGGAAACATTAAAAAAGCTGTTGATCTTTACTAACTCATTACTTTCAATTACTTGCTGAAAAAAGATATCTGATCCAATTTTAATACCTTTGAATAACTCAAGCTTGAAATTTCGAAGCCCTTTTGAGGGATATACAAGCTTATAATCAAAGCTAAAATAACCACCTCCATTTGTAGTAAACCTCCCTAGGTTAATAGGAAAAGGCCTTGCGTCCATGTCGGTAATTGAAACATCCACATCTGCAATAGGGTTTTCTTCAGTATTGTGAAAAAGGAACCCTTCAACACGTACCATTGTGCTGATTTCTGATATAGCCTCATGGGCTTGTGTTTTAAAGTCTTCTGCTAGATATTTGAAGTAGTCATGGTTATCCCCTAAATCAAGAATAAGACTTGCCAAGCTTACATGAAAAAGATGAAAGTCCAAATCTATAGGGCCTGTTACAAGTATTTGGTTACCCTCAACAGATGCAGATAGCACCTCCCATATTTCATCTTCAGATGCTTTATTATTAATGGCGTCTGCCAGTCCAGTCAAGTCATTCGAATAATTGCCGGTACTTGTATAAAGTAAAGCGGATCCACTAAAGTATAATAAAAACTTTTCTCCGCTTAGTCCACCTTCAGGATGTAATTCAACTATCTTTTCGTTTTCTTCGGAAGCTTCTTGGGCTGTCCTTAGAGGCGGACAAGAAACAGGCAGCTTTTCATACAGCTTTATAAACCCTAACCGAATTAACCCTGAACTTGAATTCCACTCGACCCTAAAGCCTCCTTCTTCATTTGATGTAAACTCTACTGAGCGAAGGCCAGCATTAGGTGTATCTGAAAATACTAAAGTGTCACCAGCATACACCTCAACAGGGACTGTAGATCCAGCGTCACCAGTAGTAATATTAAACTCTAGCAAATATTGTTTCCCTTGCTCTAAAACAGGAGAGGAATTTACAACTTGTTGAATATTATTTAATAATAGCGTGTTATTTAGTGTATAAGAAGGAGGGAAAGCTTTACCTTCGGATGTAAACCAGGCCTTACTCCCTTCTTTAAACTCAGGATTAGGGTGTATCTGAAATCCATTGACTGTAGAGTTATCGCAAGGTGTAGGATGATTTGCAATCCAGCTATTTAATGGGATAGTATGTAAGTCTGAAAATCTGTCTACATAACCTAAATCACTGATAGTTTGATACAAGGCTCTAATAGCCTTTCCCTTAGACTCTGTAAAACTATCAAAGAAATATTCTTCTGAAATTTCTTCTTGTTTATTTAGTTCTATCGCTGTTTCTAAATTATCTCCAAACTCTTTGACTAAAAAGTTCAATAAGGTTCGAGAAGTATCATAGTGTTTTAAATAAAAATTAATGTTTTTGCCTAACTCAGTGATGTCGGCATCAACAAAACTTTCAAACTGGTAATATTTTTCTACTTTTTGAAAAAGACCTAGAAATTCTCTGATTGCCAGTTTTTTTTCGCCGTGAAGTTTGCTTTCTATGACTACATATCCATCAGTAGCTTGCTTAATCCTGTTTCCGAAAGCAGACGAAAGGTAGGTAAAAAAAGGCCTACGGTTTTCTTCTTCAGAAACCAAGGATGCTATCTCACTCGCTGAAGAGTTGCTTTTAAAAGAGGCAAAAGAGTAGCTTTTTTTTACCCGAAGAATTTCTATTATGCTAACGATAGCCTGTTGGAAATCTCCTGAAAATGCTTTGCGATAAGCATCCCACTGTTCATCATCTGTTCCAGTAGTATCAATTTCTTGACTTATCCCAAAAATATACGAACTAAAAGAATTTATAAAGCTACTTGAAAATTGAAGTGCGTTTGCAACATCCTCTTCAGGCAGTTCGTAGGTGTCTGAAAAATTATGAGCACCTAATGAACTGCTAATTGCTCCAATAAAATGATTTACATGATCTTGCTCTTCAGCAGAAAAAAAATCTTTAAAGTCTTTCCAAGTAGCCATAAAAATTAATGTTATTTGTTGGGGTTTAACATACTCTACAATCAGATTATTCCTTTCTTATTCAAGCCTTAAAAAAATGCATTAGTAAAATACATCACTGTATTTTAGCGGTGCCAAAAGAGACAAAGACTGATAAAAATTAATGGAGGCTTTTAAAGCAATAAAGTCGCAAGACAAGTTTGCCATTAGACTAATAAAACTGTTAGCTAGCGACTAAAAATGCACCATTAAAAATTTGCTTTAAGAAAAGATTACAATACCAAGTTAACTATATTTAGGACGAATGCAAAGTTTTGTGTGTTATTTTTTATAGATATATTAAAATTCTTTAAAAAGCATCATCTATATAAAATAATTTTGGCCTGTTCAATGATCTGTATCAGTTTTAATGCAATAGCCATTTCGCCATTAAAGACTTCTATAAAACCTAATTTAAAGCAGCACAAAACTTAGTCACTCTCAATATGCCAAATTGAAACGATATGTCGTTATTAAGGAGCTAAATTGCGTTTTTGAAAAGTTTCATTTTAACTATGTTTAAATAATATTTGCAATGCCTTTTCAAAAATAAATAGCTGTAACTCGGTTCTGCATAATAGTTGTTTTTGCATTTCTTTTATTTAAAAACAAGACAACTCAAAGTGGTTATAATAACGATCCGCATTTACAGGAAATCATCGAACTAAAATAAAACATTAAAAAAACGAGACAAAAAAGCTTAAAAGGGAGCAAAAAAGAATAGAACTGTCTGACAGTTTGTTAACAGTAAAGTATGATAGTCTTATAAAAGCATCTCTTGTAGAACTTGGTGATTTAAAGGAAAAATCTAGATATTATATAAAGTTGCTTGATAACTATAGCTTTAATAAAGGTGGTCTTCTACCTGAAGACAAAAACAACCTTGAGGAAGCCTTACGATTTTTAAACCGAGAAAAAGAGAAAGTTGCTTTTTGTTTTTTTATCAATATTATATTCTCAACAGCTTTTTTCACATATTGAGTGTGAGGGAAAAAACAGGAAAGCTTGCCGGAGAAAAAGACGACACTTTGTTATTGCCATGCTCAAACCTTGTTATCCTTGATTTAAATAGGGCTTCTTGGAAAATTAATCATTAAAAAATAAAAATTGTACTTTTCTAATAACATATAACTTCGTTTCTTTTTGTTATCGCTCTTTAACTCGTCTGAAATTTCCAATTTTGATGTTTATAGAGGGCAGGGACTAGGATAAATTTATATTTTTTGAGGATTGGACGCACCTATCCCTTGTAACTTTAATACTTTGTTATCAGTCTAAGCCACTTGTTGTAGATGTGGTGAGTCTTGGACGGATTTTCTTTTGGCTATTCTGGCAGCATTGGCGGTCATAATTCCAAAGAAAATCCAGACTCTTTCCGTTTTTTCCTGCCTTGCCTTTATCTTTCTTAATCCATAGTGTTCTTTCTCAACACCAAAACTCCCCTCCATAACCGTGGCCCGTTTTGCCCCTATTGCTGATTGAAGTACAGATTCAGCCTTGCCGTGTTTTTTAGGGCCTTTTTTGGGGAAGCAGGTAAATATTTTATTTTCTGTAAGAAAGTTGCGGTTGGCATTGGTAGCGTATATTTTGTCCGCACCTAATTGATGGCACTCTTTAAATATTCCTTTGTGCTTTGTTACACAGGTTTTTAACCTTGTCCCTTCATTAAATGCATCAAAACTGATGTGGTCTATTATATTGATTCCGTCAACCTGCATCATGTGTACCTTGGCTCCAAATTCAACAGGCTTGGTTTCCTTTCCCCTTATTATCGGCCTAAGGTAAGGCTTTGACAAACTTACTATTCTGTTTTTTAGTTCTTTGGCAGGGTTGCTTAGTAAAAAAGTTTGTTGCTCAAGTATCTTTTTTGAAGTTGACAAGTAATTTGCTTGCAGAGGGTTTAATGTGATTGATGGGTATGTTTCCAGTAATTCATCTAACTGCTTAAGCCCTTTTTCTAATAAATAAACCAATGACTTTCTTCGCTTTAGCCCTTTGTTATAAGTCTTTCGCCTTATACGGTCATAACCCAACTGAAGCTTCTTCTGGACAAAGTATTTGCTCCTGGGCCGGGCTATCTTTAATACCTTGCAATACTTATATAGCTGCTTTTCAAAAACAAACTTACAGCACTCCCAAAGAAGTTTTACGTCAGTTGGAAAGCGAACGTAGCTTTCATAACATGTAGCATCCATCAAAAGTACATGGGTATTGCCCATATCCTTTTTCCAGGCATTGACCAGGGCTCCTTGTACTTTATCCATATCGGCATGATCTGCTATATAGGTTCTAATCCGACTTACAATAGTCTTGTCTTTAACAATCTCATTGTTAAGATTTTTACCGCAAAAGAATTGGAGGCTAAAGTCGGTATTGAACCTCTCAATCAGCTTTTCATCGCTTAGGTTTAAATAGGCCTTTAAAAACATCAGGGCAAACATTCCCTTGTTGCTAAACCATCGTGGCGCCCCTACAGGACTATTTTGAGTAGGCAAACATTCTTCCAGGTCATCCCAAGGAATCGTATCATATATCTTCCCTAAGTCAGTTCCCTTAAAAATATGCCACTTGTAAGAATATTGGTACGGGTCTTGAAAAATAGATATCTGCATTGTACTTTTAAGAGTTGTTTTTTTTCTGATAAATCAAAAATAACAAAAGAAAAACCCCGAAAAAAGCCTTTTTGGCCTATTTTCGGGGTTTCTTTTTATTTTTTGACCGGTTCAGAATACTAATAGACAATCAGTTAACAATTTTCCAGTATCCCCTAAATACTTATGCTTAGTACCGGTATGCAAAAAGAGGCTATATAGCACTTGACCTTTATGCCATGGAGTTTATACGAAGGTTCTCTATGCATGTCCTGCCAAGAGGCTTTATGCGCATCAGACATTATGGTATTTTGAGCAGCTCCTCCCAAAAGGCAAGCATTCCGGAGATATTAGGACAACTGGAAAAAGATATCACCAAAACCAAGGAGGTACGTGCACTGGAAACCTACAACCCAAAAGTTTGCCCTTGTTGCAAAGAAGAAGCGTTGATCCCGATTGGTGTCATAAACAAAAGAGGCTCTCCTGTCTGGAAAAAATCTCTGGACTATATAACCAATTAAAAAAACAGCCACATTGGTAGCAATGGGAAAGGTATGCCTATACGGCAAGAAAAACAGCTTTAAAAGGTCAAAAATTTGAAAATTGAGGCAGTAGATTTAACTTATAAACCCAAAACTGCGAAATCATAATTTGCAAAAAGCTGCATTAGTCCCCAATTCTAACCTACAGAACCCCCCAACCCAGAATAGCAATCCCCATAGCGTTACCCCGGTTTCGTACAACACTGGCTTCATTGTGGGCATTACATACCCAACGAAACCTTAGTTGTTGTTGGCTGCCCTTTTTGTTAGTATATTGTTGTCCTTGAATATTGTGTCAATCATTGTCAAGAGAGGCTTTTCGCCATTTTAATATTTGCTCTTTCGTAAAGTCCTTGTTCAAGTTCAATTTCTTCAAATCCGTACTTTATGTAAAGATGTATTGCAGATTCTAATTGTGTATTGGAATACAAAATTAGTTTTTTTACTTGTTTCTCTTTTGCAAAATTCAGGCAATATTCTAACAAAATTGTCCCGATGCCAAAACCTTGCGAATTTTCAGTAACCGCCATTTTGCCTAATTCAAAAATTTCGTCAGTCTTTTTTAGCAAAGAAGCCGTTCCTACAATTTCATTGTCCTTTTTAACGTAAAATATGTGTCCACCTTTGTCAATGATATGTTCTTTCGGATTTGAAAGCGAAATTTCGTCCCCTTTTTCAATACGAAAATATTTTTGAAGCCACTCGTAGTTCAATGTCTTAATCGGCTCCGTCAGGTCGTCCGAAAAGTCAATAATTTTTATATTGTCAGTATGCCTCATTGTTTTTATCGGTCAAAGTAAATCGTTTAATGTCTGCACGGTAGTCGGTTAGGGTTGCCACCAACGATTGGACTATGATCTGTGGCCGTCTTAAAACCACTTCTCAGCCCACCCGTGATAAAGATAGTAAAAAGTAGAACGTATCTGTCACCTACACACCGGCCATAGATTATAGCCTCGTGTTATGCAGCAGGGATTTTTATACTTTGTATTTATACCCAATTTCATCTAAATCATATTTTAATTTTCCATAGTCTTCAAGTTCTGGATTTAACTTATCTACCAGCTCTTTAGTAACAATTTCTCCGTTAAATATTCTTTCGATTAGCTTTTGCTCAAGATCAAGGTCATAGTAATCTTCTGCCCATTTTTTATAAGTTGATGGTTTTCCATCTAGAAGTTCCAGTAAGTCGCTCGAACCGTCTTTGTATTCATCATTTGGCAAATTGATTTTACCAGTTTTCCATTCATTATCTGTATTGGTTTGCCAAATGCAGAATGTGGTTCCAATACTTTTTACAGGCTCACCGTAGATAAAATCGTGAAAAACTTCAGGTAGACCTTCTAAAATGCCATTTGTGATTACTTGCTCCAATTCCTTTTTCGGATCTTTTCTTGTTCCAAACAATTTTTCTAAAAATGACTTCTTTTCTTCAATTGTGTTTTTTTTCCAACCGTTTAATTCACTTTCGTGGGCAAAGCCGTTTATGCAAGTTCCTACTTCAGAGAAAAGAATTACCCTTGTCCGTTTCGCATTTCACAAACTTCTTCTTTTTGGCCCCATTCCTTTTGGTATGAATAATATCTGTATTCCCAATCCTGACAGAGGATAGCTTCTAAAACAGAAATAGATTTACAAATTCGCTGTAATTCTTTGGGAGGTGGAATGAGGTTTAAATTTTCAGTAGAAATCTGTTTCATGGAGTTCTGTTCTTTTTGGCTTGTTGCCAACGATTAGCAAACTGGGTGTTGGGCAGTTAAGAGCGAGAACTTATCCACCTGATGTTTAGTTCGTAAATGGCCGTGAAGCCTGAATTCACCAGTATATGACCAGTAACCTGTTTGTTTTGTTGGCAGTAAGCTATATTTAATCTCCCCAATAATATAACCCTTCCACATCAACTGATTTATATTGGCCTGCTCTTAATTTCGCCCAACCAATCAAACCAATGCTTGTACGTACAAGATAAATATCTGATTTGCTGTCAGTATCTGTTGAAAGAATTATTTCTATACTTTCATCTTCAGGAACTATTGCAATTTCATTTGACAAGCCAATGTCGCTGTAGATACTTATAGGCCTAAGCGCATAAGAAGTCAAATTGACAGAGTAAAAAGGTTGCTTTACCTCTTTCAATTGGTTGTCTATTAAAGAAAACTTCTTCTTAGCTTCAAAGTTCTCATAATACCTGCTCACTGCATAAACATTTCCATCCCCAGGAACTATTATGGAATTAGCCTTGATCTGCCCAACTATTCTGTTAGGTTTCTCTTCCTCATAAATAGTAAAGCCAGTCAACCATCCATCATAAGCGCCAAAGGTTATTACATAATATTTATCCTTCCTACTATTTATTTTAGTCCTTATTAATCTAACATTATCATTTCCACAATAATCAACTAGAAAGTCAGGCAGTTTTTCAAATTTTTTATTTATTACCTCTGAACTATGTCCTTCA is from Cytophagaceae bacterium ABcell3 and encodes:
- a CDS encoding transposase is translated as MQISIFQDPYQYSYKWHIFKGTDLGKIYDTIPWDDLEECLPTQNSPVGAPRWFSNKGMFALMFLKAYLNLSDEKLIERFNTDFSLQFFCGKNLNNEIVKDKTIVSRIRTYIADHADMDKVQGALVNAWKKDMGNTHVLLMDATCYESYVRFPTDVKLLWECCKFVFEKQLYKYCKVLKIARPRSKYFVQKKLQLGYDRIRRKTYNKGLKRRKSLVYLLEKGLKQLDELLETYPSITLNPLQANYLSTSKKILEQQTFLLSNPAKELKNRIVSLSKPYLRPIIRGKETKPVEFGAKVHMMQVDGINIIDHISFDAFNEGTRLKTCVTKHKGIFKECHQLGADKIYATNANRNFLTENKIFTCFPKKGPKKHGKAESVLQSAIGAKRATVMEGSFGVEKEHYGLRKIKARQEKTERVWIFFGIMTANAARIAKRKSVQDSPHLQQVA
- a CDS encoding GNAT family N-acetyltransferase; protein product: MRHTDNIKIIDFSDDLTEPIKTLNYEWLQKYFRIEKGDEISLSNPKEHIIDKGGHIFYVKKDNEIVGTASLLKKTDEIFELGKMAVTENSQGFGIGTILLEYCLNFAKEKQVKKLILYSNTQLESAIHLYIKYGFEEIELEQGLYERANIKMAKSLS